A genome region from Mesorhizobium sp. WSM2240 includes the following:
- a CDS encoding Crp/Fnr family transcriptional regulator codes for MNDQTLLQFIKAHPIGASLTRDESEPYAFLKIVAKDYKAHSVISRQGEVDNRIFIVQSGWACLQRGLQNGDRQIIDTPLRGDVIGVRAVDGPNISTLSAISDVSMFEVPRRAFASATLLHRPLGNMLTRAIARQNSILTEHLMNAGRRNAMSRTAHFLLELEERLSAYGLASGNRYECPLTQQELADILGLTTVHVNRTLGELRKSDMVSFKAGFVEVLSRKKLVALAGFDKEYLRLM; via the coding sequence ATGAACGATCAAACACTGCTTCAATTCATAAAAGCGCATCCTATTGGCGCGTCTTTGACACGGGACGAAAGCGAGCCCTACGCATTTTTGAAGATCGTTGCAAAGGACTATAAGGCGCATTCGGTAATTAGCCGCCAGGGTGAAGTCGACAACAGGATCTTCATCGTTCAATCGGGCTGGGCGTGCCTGCAGCGCGGCCTGCAGAATGGCGACCGCCAGATAATTGATACGCCCCTCAGGGGTGACGTGATAGGGGTAAGAGCCGTCGACGGCCCCAACATCTCCACCCTGTCGGCAATATCGGATGTGTCAATGTTTGAGGTGCCGAGGCGCGCCTTCGCCAGTGCGACGCTCCTTCACCGCCCGTTGGGCAACATGCTGACACGCGCGATCGCGCGCCAGAACTCGATCCTGACGGAGCATCTGATGAACGCCGGACGGCGCAATGCCATGAGCCGGACCGCTCACTTTCTCCTCGAGCTCGAGGAGAGGCTCTCCGCCTATGGCCTCGCATCGGGCAACCGGTATGAATGCCCTCTCACTCAGCAGGAACTTGCAGACATCCTCGGTCTAACGACCGTACACGTAAACCGGACGCTCGGAGAGTTGCGAAAATCGGACATGGTTTCTTTCAAAGCCGGCTTTGTTGAGGTGCTCAGCAGAAAAAAACTTGTGGCGCTTGCTGGTTTCGACAAGGAATACCTCCGGTTGATGTAG